Proteins encoded by one window of Lathyrus oleraceus cultivar Zhongwan6 chromosome 1, CAAS_Psat_ZW6_1.0, whole genome shotgun sequence:
- the LOC127102072 gene encoding uncharacterized mitochondrial protein AtMg00810-like, with protein MDIERVELIRLSLFKENDGKLTIAHIYVDDIVFRGMSDEMVQHFVKKMEYEFEMSLAGELTYFIGLQVEQMEDSIFLCQSKYAKNIVKKFGLKNASHKRTHSPTHLKLSKDEKGINVGKTLYRSMIGSLLYLTTNRPYITFVVGVCARYQEEPKMSHINQVKRIRKYVNGTCDYGMLYSHDSNSMLVGYCDIDWAGSVDDRKNTSEGSFFLGNNLISWFSKK; from the coding sequence ATGGATATAGAAAGGGTGGAATTGATAAGACTCTCTCTTTTCAAAGAGAATGATGGAAAACTTACGATAGCTCAtatttatgtggatgatattgtaTTTAGAGGGATGTCAGATGAGATGGTCCAACATTTTGTAAAGAAAATGGAATatgagtttgaaatgagtttggcAGGTGAATTGACTTACTTTATTGGACTCCAAGTCGAGCAGATGGAAGACTCCATCTTTCTTTGTCAAAGCAAATATGCAAAGAATATTGTGAAGAAATTTGGATTGAAgaatgctagtcacaaaagaactcaTTCTCCTACACACTTGAAGTTATCTAAAGATGAAAAGGGAATTAATGTTGGTAAGACtttgtatagaagcatgattGGGAGTCTTCTATACCTTACAACAAACAGGCCATATATAACTTTTGTTGTTGGagtttgtgctagatatcaagaAGAACCCAAAATGAGTCACATCAATCAAGTAAAAAGGATTCGGAAGTATGTGAATGGTACATGTGATTATGGAATGTTGTATTCTCATGATTCAAATTCCATGTTAGTGGGGTATTGTGATATTGATTGGGCTGGTAGTGTCGATGACAGGAAGAATACCTCTGAAGGAAGTTTCTTTTTGGGAAACAATTTGATTTCATGGTTCAGTAAGAAATAG